A genomic segment from Lignipirellula cremea encodes:
- a CDS encoding cytochrome b N-terminal domain-containing protein, giving the protein MYKLIDWFDNRTGARRLLHEALYENVPYGARLRYATGSMLVFAFVTQAITGLFLWMAYSPSSQTAWESVYYIQYEMTGGWLLRGIHHFMASAMMVVLGLHLIQVIFDGAYKAPREVNYWLGLVLMQIVMGLGLTGYLLPWDQKGYWATNVATNLMTLVPFVGQDIQQVVLGGTDYGHHTLTRFFALHAGVLPALLMIFLALHIAVFRRHGLHPVIRANKPDQSFWPYQVFWDSIGCLVLLVLVLLSAIHFDVGGALSGSLTAEHRGAELMAPADRSAPYDAARPEWYFLFLFQLLKYFDGPEGSINSEFVGALVLPGLIMTVLALAPIIAWFKGGHKFNVAFLCVLIVGAGALTFIAMREDANNPSFQLAQKKAVHEAERAIELVQRRTKDDDGNASPPQMIPKDGAVSLVRNDPLMQGPVLFERHCASCHAFEGPVETPAEAEAEHLVETLRLTRFQMPVVTEATEEEPARVVRKDGKVLYEDPSLGAANLYRFASREWLEGLLDPEQISRRDVLEPEKSSDPKIAEEEDNPANYRRRIVSPYFGDTAHKDGRMAEWVKSYYGEFPAQIAKAQGALDAIAKDLKNLPQDADEAAKVEASLKEEQTKKQAELAGLKKQNDQRLADRQAIIVALSAQAQLGYQRPLEIEDSAQIERGLVLMKQTCATYCHRVGDTGQLGLAPDLTGYGSYEWMLGMVSEPTHERFYRNENDRMQSYAADLQHPERNAVKISELSMIVDWLRFDTYEPQAGRFVQPHSALDAEIAVRSARTLTAEPEPLVGQVSTVGEERTARAEALFTSNCSACHSKVDADGQGIVSKRPSAPNLEGFGSRDWLAGLLNPEKIQSRHYFGATRHKDGDMVGFVEDSLADLDEEQQENLTALIAALSAEAALPAQAEADAKAKEDGLIEKGSTALVDEFSCTDCHQWHDNENSGAPDLIGWASREWLVGMISNPTAERFYGSGNDRMPEFHSKDHPINLLSKDDLTLLARWLRGEDLSKDAD; this is encoded by the coding sequence ATGTACAAGCTGATCGACTGGTTCGACAATCGCACCGGCGCTCGCCGTTTGTTGCACGAAGCCCTGTATGAGAACGTGCCGTACGGGGCCCGGCTGCGTTACGCGACTGGCAGCATGCTGGTTTTTGCCTTTGTGACCCAGGCGATTACCGGCCTGTTCCTGTGGATGGCGTACAGCCCCAGCAGCCAGACGGCCTGGGAAAGCGTGTACTACATTCAGTACGAAATGACGGGCGGCTGGCTGCTCCGCGGCATCCATCATTTTATGGCTTCGGCCATGATGGTCGTGCTGGGGCTGCACCTGATCCAGGTGATTTTCGACGGCGCCTATAAAGCTCCCCGCGAGGTGAACTACTGGCTGGGTCTGGTGCTGATGCAGATCGTGATGGGGCTGGGCTTGACCGGTTACCTGCTGCCATGGGATCAAAAAGGCTACTGGGCCACCAATGTGGCCACCAACCTGATGACGCTTGTCCCCTTTGTGGGGCAGGATATCCAGCAGGTCGTGCTGGGCGGAACCGACTACGGCCATCATACGCTCACCCGGTTTTTCGCCTTGCATGCGGGCGTGCTGCCGGCCTTGCTGATGATCTTCCTGGCGCTGCATATCGCTGTGTTCCGTCGCCATGGATTGCATCCGGTCATTCGGGCGAACAAGCCGGACCAGTCGTTCTGGCCCTATCAGGTCTTCTGGGACAGCATCGGCTGTCTGGTGTTGCTGGTGCTGGTGCTGCTGAGCGCGATTCACTTTGATGTGGGCGGAGCCCTGTCCGGTTCGCTGACGGCCGAACATCGCGGAGCCGAACTGATGGCGCCGGCCGATCGCTCGGCGCCGTACGATGCGGCTCGCCCGGAATGGTACTTCCTGTTCCTGTTCCAGCTGCTCAAGTACTTCGATGGCCCGGAAGGTTCGATCAACTCGGAATTTGTCGGCGCGCTGGTGCTGCCTGGTCTGATTATGACCGTGCTGGCCCTGGCCCCGATTATTGCCTGGTTCAAAGGCGGGCATAAATTCAATGTGGCGTTCCTGTGCGTGCTGATCGTGGGGGCCGGAGCGCTAACCTTCATCGCCATGCGCGAAGACGCGAACAATCCCAGCTTCCAGCTGGCCCAGAAAAAAGCGGTCCACGAAGCGGAACGCGCGATCGAACTGGTGCAGCGACGCACCAAAGACGACGACGGCAACGCCAGTCCGCCGCAAATGATTCCCAAAGACGGCGCCGTTTCCCTGGTGCGGAACGATCCGCTGATGCAGGGCCCTGTGCTGTTTGAGCGTCACTGCGCCAGCTGCCACGCTTTTGAAGGACCGGTGGAAACGCCGGCAGAAGCCGAGGCCGAGCACCTGGTGGAAACGCTGCGGCTGACCCGTTTCCAGATGCCCGTCGTAACCGAAGCGACCGAAGAGGAGCCGGCGCGTGTCGTCCGCAAGGACGGCAAGGTCCTGTACGAAGACCCCAGCCTGGGCGCGGCAAACCTGTACCGCTTTGCTTCCCGCGAATGGCTGGAAGGGCTGCTCGATCCCGAGCAAATCTCTCGCCGGGACGTGCTGGAGCCAGAGAAGTCCTCCGACCCCAAAATTGCCGAAGAGGAAGACAACCCGGCCAACTACCGCCGTCGGATTGTGTCGCCCTATTTTGGCGACACGGCCCACAAAGACGGTCGCATGGCCGAATGGGTCAAGTCGTACTACGGTGAGTTCCCTGCGCAAATCGCCAAAGCCCAGGGCGCCCTGGATGCGATTGCGAAGGACCTGAAAAACCTGCCGCAAGACGCCGACGAAGCGGCCAAAGTCGAGGCTTCGCTCAAGGAAGAACAAACCAAAAAGCAGGCCGAACTTGCCGGGCTGAAAAAGCAGAACGATCAGCGTCTGGCCGATCGCCAGGCGATCATTGTCGCGCTCAGCGCCCAGGCCCAACTCGGATATCAGCGTCCGCTGGAAATTGAGGACTCCGCCCAGATCGAACGCGGTCTGGTGTTGATGAAGCAGACTTGCGCCACCTACTGCCATCGTGTGGGAGACACGGGCCAGCTGGGACTGGCGCCCGACCTGACCGGTTATGGCTCCTATGAATGGATGCTGGGGATGGTCAGTGAGCCGACGCACGAGCGATTTTATCGCAATGAAAACGACCGCATGCAGAGCTACGCGGCTGACCTGCAGCACCCGGAAAGGAACGCGGTCAAAATCAGCGAACTGTCCATGATCGTCGACTGGTTGCGTTTTGATACGTACGAGCCGCAGGCCGGTCGTTTCGTCCAGCCGCATTCGGCCCTCGACGCGGAGATCGCCGTGAGGTCCGCCCGCACTTTGACCGCCGAACCGGAGCCGCTGGTCGGCCAGGTTTCCACGGTCGGCGAGGAACGCACGGCCCGGGCCGAAGCCCTGTTCACCTCGAACTGCTCCGCTTGCCATAGCAAGGTCGACGCCGACGGGCAGGGGATTGTTTCCAAGCGGCCGAGCGCTCCCAACCTGGAAGGCTTCGGCTCGCGGGACTGGCTGGCGGGACTGTTAAACCCCGAGAAGATCCAGTCCCGGCATTACTTTGGCGCCACTCGCCACAAGGATGGCGACATGGTCGGCTTTGTGGAAGACAGCCTGGCGGATCTCGACGAAGAGCAGCAGGAAAACCTGACCGCCCTGATCGCCGCCCTGTCGGCCGAAGCGGCCTTGCCGGCCCAGGCCGAAGCCGACGCCAAAGCCAAAGAGGACGGCCTGATCGAAAAGGGCTCCACCGCCCTGGTCGACGAGTTCAGCTGCACCGACTGCCATCAGTGGCACGACAATGAGAACTCCGGCGCCCCCGACCTGATCGGCTGGGCTTCGCGGGAGTGGCTCGTCGGCATGATCTCCAACCCGACGGCGGAAAGGTTCTACGGTTCCGGCAACGATCGGATGCCCGAGTTCCACAGCAAGGACCATCCGATTAACCTGCTCAGCAAAGACGATCTCACCCTGCTGGCCCGCTGGCTCCGCGGAGAAGACCTGTCGAAAGACGCCGACTAA
- a CDS encoding QcrA and Rieske domain-containing protein has translation MVDAPAPGGPTRRSLIWELAAGFVGFVVGLPALGAGMLVLFDPLFRREAIGANGPGKWLRITSLESVPADNTPAQFPVLDDLVDAWNRDANQPIGAIFLLRKEDGEIKAFNASCPHAGCFVSYAAAHDVFACPCHNSEFELDGSKVKGKSNPSPRPLDALEVDPEKLKLGEVWVKFINYYPGIHDLVPKG, from the coding sequence GTGGTCGACGCGCCCGCTCCGGGCGGACCGACCCGCCGCAGCCTGATATGGGAACTGGCGGCGGGATTTGTCGGATTTGTTGTCGGCTTGCCGGCGCTAGGCGCCGGGATGCTGGTGCTGTTTGATCCGCTGTTCCGTCGGGAAGCGATCGGCGCCAACGGGCCCGGCAAATGGCTGCGGATCACCTCGCTGGAGTCCGTGCCGGCCGACAACACGCCGGCCCAGTTTCCGGTGCTGGACGATCTGGTCGACGCCTGGAATCGGGACGCCAACCAGCCGATTGGCGCCATTTTTCTGCTCCGCAAAGAAGACGGCGAGATCAAGGCGTTCAACGCCAGCTGCCCGCACGCCGGCTGCTTTGTTTCTTACGCTGCCGCGCACGATGTGTTTGCCTGTCCTTGTCATAACAGCGAGTTTGAACTCGACGGTTCCAAGGTCAAAGGGAAATCCAATCCCAGCCCGCGGCCGCTCGACGCGCTCGAAGTCGATCCGGAAAAGCTCAAGCTGGGGGAAGTCTGGGTGAAGTTCATCAACTATTACCCAGGCATTCACGATCTGGTCCCCAAGGGCTAG
- a CDS encoding DHH family phosphoesterase — translation MSIDWPALVALIGAHERFLLTSHIRPDCDALGSELGMMGVLESLGKDVRIVNGHPTPPNLAFIDPDLRIETLGQGVEVADLDDREVMMILDTSAWAQLGPMGEVVKATPAKKLIFDHHVSEDDLGAALYKNTTAEATGRLVAELAEHLHVPLTPAIATPLFAAVATDTGWFRFPSASPSCYEYMAKLITAGASPPAIYAALYEQDTVGRVKLRGRILANIEVELDGRLAYTFALKEDFTETGALPSDTEDVVNMLLGIAGVEVAVIMVEQATGGFKLSFRSQCELNCSEVAGLFGGGGHRAAAGAFIEGSLSEAQPVVLDGVRKAMR, via the coding sequence ATGTCGATAGATTGGCCTGCCCTGGTGGCGCTGATTGGCGCCCATGAACGATTTCTCTTGACCAGCCATATCCGTCCTGATTGTGATGCGCTGGGAAGCGAACTGGGGATGATGGGGGTGCTGGAGTCGCTCGGGAAGGACGTTCGCATTGTCAACGGCCATCCGACTCCGCCGAATCTGGCGTTCATCGACCCCGACCTGCGGATTGAAACCCTGGGCCAGGGCGTCGAAGTGGCGGATCTCGACGACCGCGAAGTGATGATGATCCTGGACACCAGCGCCTGGGCCCAGCTGGGACCGATGGGCGAGGTTGTCAAAGCGACGCCGGCCAAAAAGTTGATCTTTGACCACCATGTGAGCGAAGACGACCTGGGCGCCGCGCTTTACAAAAACACCACGGCTGAAGCGACCGGACGCCTGGTCGCCGAACTGGCCGAACATCTGCATGTGCCGCTGACGCCGGCCATCGCCACGCCGTTGTTTGCGGCGGTCGCGACCGATACCGGCTGGTTTCGTTTTCCGTCGGCGTCGCCTTCGTGCTATGAATACATGGCGAAGCTGATCACCGCCGGGGCCAGTCCGCCGGCCATTTATGCTGCCCTGTACGAGCAGGATACGGTCGGCCGGGTGAAGCTGCGGGGCCGGATCCTGGCGAATATCGAAGTGGAGCTCGACGGCCGCCTGGCGTATACGTTCGCCCTGAAGGAAGACTTCACCGAAACGGGCGCCTTGCCCAGCGATACCGAAGACGTGGTCAACATGCTGCTTGGCATTGCGGGCGTGGAAGTGGCCGTGATTATGGTCGAGCAGGCTACGGGCGGATTCAAGCTGAGCTTCCGTAGCCAGTGCGAGCTGAACTGCAGCGAAGTCGCCGGTCTGTTTGGCGGCGGCGGCCATCGCGCAGCGGCCGGAGCGTTCATCGAAGGCTCCCTGTCCGAGGCCCAGCCTGTCGTGCTTGACGGCGTGCGCAAAGCCATGCGATAA
- a CDS encoding sigma 54-interacting transcriptional regulator encodes MVMLVEPEERRFLGLLSRMSHANPFLPERIELERELLGDDAVSTAPVWSKESDLVSDRANIEKLFARVEPLANRLRERMAEGATAEPGDLDLYDDLILYLLYYRFHDEFRTAIANSQDVAAPPVVPHWEPFLETFRRYYETPGRPAPVAHDPAHLFAGFFQVRRAFHHIYHFIVGASMPAARLRAAVWQSIFTHELRRYRRTLYKSLGDITTLISGPSGTGKELVARAIGLSRYIPFDVKQRRFTELFHASFYPLNLSALSPTLIESELFGHCRGAFTGAVGDRQGWLEVCTPLGTVFLDEIGELDPSIQVKLLRVLQSRMFQRLGESSDRRFPGKIIAATNRDLAADMLSGSFRQDFYYRLCSDMIRTPALHEQLADQPADLYNLVRFITQRIADEEAESIAQEVVEWIEGHLGSDYPWPGNIRELEQCVRNVMIRREYLPPPCAPTPTVHPISEALARCELSADQLLRMYCTYAYQKIGSFEQTAKALQLDRRTVKSKVDEELLETLQAEFERPS; translated from the coding sequence ATGGTGATGCTGGTTGAGCCGGAGGAACGCCGCTTTCTGGGACTGCTGTCGCGCATGTCCCACGCCAACCCGTTCCTGCCGGAACGGATCGAGCTGGAGCGGGAACTGCTGGGCGACGACGCCGTGAGCACCGCCCCGGTCTGGAGCAAAGAAAGCGATCTGGTCAGCGATCGGGCCAATATCGAAAAGCTGTTCGCCCGGGTGGAGCCGCTGGCCAACCGACTGCGCGAACGGATGGCGGAAGGAGCCACGGCCGAACCGGGCGACCTGGACCTGTATGACGACCTGATTCTGTACCTGCTGTATTACCGTTTCCACGACGAATTCCGCACCGCGATCGCCAACAGCCAGGACGTCGCCGCCCCGCCGGTCGTGCCGCACTGGGAGCCGTTTCTGGAAACGTTCCGCCGCTATTACGAAACGCCCGGCCGGCCTGCGCCCGTCGCGCATGATCCGGCCCACCTGTTCGCTGGCTTCTTCCAGGTGCGTCGGGCGTTCCATCATATTTACCACTTCATCGTCGGCGCCTCGATGCCGGCCGCCAGGCTCAGGGCGGCCGTCTGGCAGTCGATCTTCACCCACGAGCTGCGCCGATACCGCCGCACGCTGTACAAATCGCTGGGCGATATCACTACGCTGATCTCCGGCCCTTCCGGCACCGGGAAAGAACTGGTCGCCAGGGCGATCGGCCTGTCGCGCTACATTCCCTTCGACGTCAAACAGCGTCGCTTTACAGAGCTGTTCCACGCTTCGTTTTATCCGCTGAACCTGTCGGCTCTCAGCCCGACACTGATTGAATCCGAGCTGTTCGGCCATTGTCGCGGGGCCTTTACCGGCGCAGTCGGAGACCGCCAGGGCTGGCTGGAAGTGTGCACCCCCTTGGGGACCGTCTTTCTGGACGAGATCGGCGAGCTCGATCCGTCGATCCAGGTCAAGCTGCTCCGCGTGCTGCAGTCCCGCATGTTCCAGCGACTGGGCGAATCCAGCGACCGCCGGTTCCCCGGCAAGATCATCGCCGCGACCAATCGCGATCTGGCAGCCGACATGCTGTCCGGCAGTTTTCGGCAGGACTTTTACTATCGTCTGTGCAGCGACATGATCCGCACCCCCGCGCTGCACGAGCAGTTGGCCGATCAGCCGGCCGACCTGTACAACCTGGTCCGCTTCATCACCCAGCGGATCGCGGATGAAGAAGCCGAAAGCATCGCGCAAGAGGTCGTCGAGTGGATTGAAGGCCACCTGGGCAGCGACTACCCGTGGCCCGGCAATATCCGGGAACTGGAGCAGTGCGTACGGAACGTGATGATCCGCCGCGAGTACCTGCCGCCGCCCTGCGCGCCGACGCCAACCGTGCATCCGATCAGCGAAGCGCTCGCCCGCTGCGAGCTATCCGCCGATCAGTTGCTGCGCATGTACTGCACGTACGCCTATCAAAAGATCGGCAGCTTCGAGCAGACCGCCAAAGCCCTGCAGCTGGACCGCCGCACCGTCAAAAGCAAAGTCGACGAAGAGCTGCTGGAAACCCTCCAGGCGGAGTTCGAACGGCCCAGCTGA
- a CDS encoding MBL fold metallo-hydrolase: protein MYDADAPWTVRRSSFRRELYGSRTTCFFYRHHDTFIVIDHGLGVETVSDYILAMLAGESDRTHVIHCIQTHYHEDHLAGLRASSLLFAKNLVLRFYSPELSAYREEDGDGCDDTVMEQVLEATFQERFWPVTLPMLDSIGARREHLSYRPGETIKIGDVRVHTIPLSHPGGCSGLRLETSGSGAIVIATDYEPPEKPEAEVVEFFSRSKLLIADMQYRDEEYTGERSIGGVAMSRVGWGHGTPDRILPAILACSQRPERVLISHHDPKRSDMELRMYFEESLDRLESLSGRVPFAYEFAHDGDVFGV from the coding sequence GTGTACGACGCGGATGCTCCCTGGACGGTGCGCCGCAGTTCCTTTCGTCGAGAACTGTACGGCAGTCGCACCACCTGCTTTTTCTATCGTCACCACGATACGTTCATTGTGATTGACCACGGCCTCGGGGTGGAAACGGTCTCGGACTATATCCTGGCCATGCTGGCGGGCGAGTCGGATCGCACCCATGTGATCCATTGCATTCAAACGCACTACCATGAAGACCACCTGGCCGGGCTGCGGGCCAGCAGTCTGCTCTTTGCCAAAAACCTGGTGCTGCGGTTCTACAGCCCCGAGCTTTCCGCCTACCGGGAGGAAGACGGCGACGGGTGCGACGACACGGTGATGGAGCAGGTTCTGGAAGCGACTTTCCAGGAACGGTTCTGGCCGGTCACCCTGCCCATGCTGGACTCCATTGGCGCCCGACGGGAGCACCTGTCCTATCGACCCGGCGAGACGATCAAAATCGGCGATGTCCGCGTGCACACCATTCCGCTATCCCATCCCGGTGGATGCAGCGGGCTGCGGCTGGAAACGTCCGGCAGCGGAGCGATCGTGATTGCGACCGACTACGAACCGCCAGAGAAACCGGAAGCAGAAGTCGTCGAGTTCTTCTCCCGCTCGAAGCTGCTGATCGCCGACATGCAGTATCGCGACGAAGAGTACACGGGCGAGCGCTCCATCGGCGGCGTCGCCATGTCGCGCGTCGGCTGGGGGCATGGCACGCCCGATCGAATCCTGCCCGCCATCCTGGCCTGCAGTCAGCGACCGGAACGGGTGTTGATCTCGCACCACGATCCCAAACGCTCCGACATGGAGTTGCGGATGTACTTTGAGGAATCACTCGACCGGCTGGAATCGCTAAGCGGCCGGGTCCCCTTCGCCTACGAGTTCGCCCACGACGGCGACGTGTTTGGCGTGTAG
- a CDS encoding S9 family peptidase encodes MQRILIVLTACTTLSLLGAAVSWAADGPVPLIPRTKFFGNPEKARARISPDGKRLAFVAPVNGVLNVWVGPANDWKQARPVTHDTHRGVVRFSWAYTNRHLLYLQDKDGDEDNHVYAIDLDSGQIKDLTPIEKISAELDTVSELFPEEILVGINDRDERYFHDLYRVNLLTGERKLVEQNPGYAALLADDHYRVRLAMNFTAEAGQVYLKKTAAGEWEEFIQVDAVDAMTTSPLGFSESGDQLYMLDSRNRDTAALQQVDLATGAAKLLAEDPRADIDNVIIHPTKKTVQAASSTFARRKWMVLDPSIADDLKYLTSVARGEIEITSRTLDDKIWTVAYIMDDGPVRFYLYHRDQKKTEFLFVSQSDLEGLPLVKMTPVVIPARDGLKLVSYLSLPAGCDADKNGRVDKPLPMVLLVHGGPWARDSWGYDPEHQLLANRGYAVLSVNYRGSTGFGKNFINAGDQQWAANMHNDLIDAVDWAIEKGIAQPDKVAVMGGSYGGYAALVSLTFTPEKFACAVDLVGPSSLVTLLQNPPPYWMPFMPVMKRRVGDVGTAEGREFLESRSPLFLVEKIQKPLLIGQGANDPRVKQAEADQIVAAMRAKTIPVTYLLYGDEGHGFARPENRFSFYAVAEAFLAKQLGGRFEPIGEAFRGASIEVPAGADEVPGLEAALQEKQTDDAKKDDAE; translated from the coding sequence ATGCAACGGATTTTGATCGTTTTAACGGCATGCACCACACTTTCTCTGCTGGGCGCCGCGGTATCCTGGGCTGCGGATGGACCGGTTCCGCTGATCCCCCGCACCAAATTTTTCGGCAATCCCGAGAAAGCACGCGCCCGGATCAGCCCCGACGGCAAGCGGCTGGCGTTTGTCGCCCCGGTCAACGGAGTGCTGAATGTCTGGGTCGGACCGGCCAATGACTGGAAGCAGGCCAGGCCCGTCACGCACGACACCCACCGCGGCGTCGTCCGCTTTTCCTGGGCGTACACCAATCGCCATCTGCTCTATCTGCAGGACAAGGACGGCGACGAAGATAACCATGTCTACGCGATCGACCTCGATTCCGGGCAGATCAAAGACCTCACGCCAATCGAAAAAATCTCGGCCGAACTCGACACCGTGAGCGAACTGTTCCCGGAAGAAATTCTGGTCGGCATCAACGATCGCGACGAACGCTACTTCCACGATCTGTACCGCGTGAACCTGCTGACCGGCGAGCGGAAACTGGTCGAGCAGAACCCGGGCTACGCCGCCCTGCTGGCCGACGACCATTACCGCGTCCGCTTGGCGATGAACTTCACCGCCGAGGCCGGCCAGGTGTACCTCAAAAAGACGGCCGCCGGCGAATGGGAGGAGTTTATCCAGGTCGACGCCGTCGACGCCATGACCACCAGCCCGCTGGGCTTCAGTGAGTCGGGCGATCAGCTTTACATGCTCGACAGCCGCAACCGCGATACGGCCGCCCTGCAGCAGGTCGACCTGGCGACGGGCGCCGCGAAACTGCTCGCCGAAGACCCCCGGGCCGACATTGATAACGTCATCATCCACCCCACCAAAAAGACCGTCCAGGCGGCCTCGTCGACCTTTGCCCGGCGCAAGTGGATGGTGCTGGACCCTTCCATCGCCGACGATCTGAAATACCTCACCTCCGTGGCTCGGGGCGAGATCGAAATCACCAGCCGCACGCTCGACGATAAAATCTGGACGGTCGCCTATATCATGGACGACGGCCCGGTCCGGTTCTATCTGTATCATCGCGATCAGAAAAAGACCGAGTTCCTGTTTGTCAGCCAGAGCGATCTGGAAGGCCTGCCGCTGGTCAAAATGACGCCCGTCGTGATCCCGGCCCGCGACGGCCTGAAGCTGGTGTCTTACCTGTCGCTCCCCGCCGGTTGCGACGCCGACAAGAACGGCCGCGTCGACAAGCCGCTGCCGATGGTGCTGCTGGTTCACGGCGGACCCTGGGCGCGGGACTCCTGGGGTTATGATCCAGAACATCAGTTGCTGGCCAACCGGGGTTACGCCGTGCTCAGCGTGAACTATCGCGGCTCGACCGGCTTTGGCAAAAACTTCATCAACGCCGGCGACCAGCAGTGGGCCGCCAACATGCACAACGACCTGATCGATGCCGTCGACTGGGCGATCGAAAAAGGCATCGCCCAGCCCGACAAAGTCGCCGTGATGGGCGGCAGCTACGGCGGTTACGCGGCCCTGGTGAGCTTGACCTTTACGCCGGAAAAATTCGCCTGTGCGGTCGATCTGGTCGGGCCTTCCAGCCTGGTCACTTTGCTGCAGAACCCGCCGCCTTACTGGATGCCGTTTATGCCCGTCATGAAACGCCGCGTGGGCGACGTCGGGACGGCTGAGGGCCGCGAGTTTCTCGAATCGCGATCCCCGTTGTTCCTGGTCGAAAAAATCCAGAAGCCGCTGCTGATCGGCCAGGGCGCCAACGACCCGCGGGTCAAGCAGGCCGAAGCCGACCAGATTGTCGCCGCCATGCGTGCGAAAACCATTCCCGTCACTTACCTGCTCTATGGCGATGAAGGGCATGGCTTTGCCCGCCCGGAAAACCGCTTCTCCTTTTACGCGGTAGCGGAAGCCTTCCTGGCGAAGCAGCTGGGCGGCCGTTTCGAACCGATCGGCGAAGCATTCCGGGGGGCCAGCATCGAGGTTCCCGCCGGAGCCGACGAAGTGCCCGGACTCGAAGCGGCCCTTCAGGAGAAACAGACCGACGACGCCAAAAAGGACGACGCAGAATAA